A segment of the Pochonia chlamydosporia 170 chromosome Unknown PCv3seq00013, whole genome shotgun sequence genome:
GCCGGTTGAATGTAGTCGATGGAAGACCCTCTTCGGCTGGCGATATCACTCACGTAGTAAAACTCAACATGGACATTAAAGGACACAAAGAAAAGATTCTATTTTACGTAACGAAGCTCGGAAAGTACGATATCATTCTCGGAAAACCCTGGCTAACAGACCACAACCCAAACGTCAATTGGAGTACGAATATAGTTACTTTCAACTCCAATCATTGCCGCCAATACTGCATGGAGAAGGGACAATACCAACTAGCAGTCTCAGGAGCTCCCACTTTGCCAATCccaacaacggcaaccaTACATCCACGTCCATCAATCCCTCGAAGGATCGGCGCACCCGCATTCCACAcgctggccaacaagcacGACGTCGACGTATTCTCACTATCTCTTTATGAGATCGATAAAAGACTAGCCGAACTTGGTGTTATCACAAACGTCTCCACGTTCGCAGAACCGAAGGCAGACCGATTCGACGCCGCACTTACGGACGTGCAAAAGATGAACCGAGAACTCCAGTCGCATGATAAAATAATACCTCCCAACCCCAGGGACCAACAAACCCAGGAACTCCAAGCTTCTCGGAAACTAGCAGCAGACATGTACCTTTCAGGGGCATCACTCGAGGATATTCACAAAGCACTCGAACCCAAGACTTTCATCAACCCCGCAACAAAAGTACCTGAACACTACCATGAATTCCTCAAAGTattcgaccagacagagGCAGATAAACTTCCCCCGCACCGACACTGCGACCACGAAATCGAACTTCAACCTGGCACAACCCCACCCCATGGACCTCTGTACGGCATGTCCGAAGACGAACTCGTCGTCCTCCGGAAATTCCTTCAAGAAAACCTCGACAAGGGCTTTATACGTGCCAGTACGTCACCAGCCGCCTCGCCAGTGCTATTTGCGAAGAAACCCGGAGGCGGCCTCCGTTTTTGCGTCGACTACCGGGCACTCAATGCCATAACCATCAAGAACCGATATCCACTGCCATTAATTCAGGAGACTCTTTCGCAACTaagccaagccaaatatTTCACCAAACTTGATGTCGTCGCAGCATTTAACCGAATACGCATCAAGGAGGGCCAAGAGTGGATGACAGCGTTCAACACAAGATATGGACTCTTcgagagtctggtgatgccgttcGGACTATCAAACGCCCCAGCTACCTTCCAAGCCAGGATCAACGAAGTATTACGCCCATTCCTGGACAGATATTGCACAGCCTATATCGACGACATTCTCATCTACTCAAACGACCTCGCCTCTCACAGACTCCACGTCAAATCAGTGCTCCAGGCGCTTGAAGCCGCGGGCTTGCAACTCGACGTCAAGAAGTGTGAATTCGAGACTACCGAAGTGAAATATCTGGGCAtgatcatctcaaccacgGGAGTACGAATGGACCCAGCGAAAGTCGACTGTCTCGTCAACTGGGAAGCGCCCATCAATGTAAAAGACGTCCAAGCCTTCTTAGGATTCTCGAATTTCTACAGACGATTCATCAAAGGATTCTCACGCATCGTACGACCACTGGTTGCCCTGACACGGAAGTTAGTCAAATGGAATTGGACCTCATCTTGCCAAGAGGCGTTCGACACGCTCAAAGAAAGCTTCACCTCGGCCCCGATCCTCAAACACTTCGACCCCACAAAAGAAGTCATTGTCGAATGCGATGCATCCGATTTCGTGTCTTCAGGCATCCTCTCCCAGGAAGACGATCGGGGGGTACTGCATCCAGTGGCCTTCATGTCTAAAAAATACGACCCCGCTGAATGTAACTACGAGATCTACGACAAAGAACTTTTGGCAATTGTACGCTGCTTCGAATGCTGGAGACCGGAACTCCAAGGCGCGCACCACCCGATCACAGTGATCACCGACCATGCCAATCTTCGATACTTCATGACAACTAAGCAACTTTCAAGACGCCAAGTCAGGTGGAGTGAATTCCTATCAGAGTTTCAATTTGCTATTAAGTCGGTACCAGGGAAAGATAACAGAAAACCCGACTCACTCACAAGGAGATCACAAGACTTGCCAAAagatgaaaatgacgaccGCATCCAATACCAACAACAATCACTGCTAAAACCGCACAACATTGACTCCTCCGTACAAGAAGAACTGAAGATTGACCCTGAGCTCTCAGAACTCTTCGCAAACTTGTCCTGGGACCAGGAAATTGCACTATGCCCGGCCATTCTAGACGAAGTTGAACCAGAACCAATCAACCACAAAATCACAAGGCTGCTAGACAAAGGTTATGAAGAGGATGAATGGTGGATGAAAATTAGGGACGAGATGCTCAAACCCCACGGCATCCCCCACTCAAAGGAAGTCTCCCTATCTGAATGCACGATAAATGAAGGCCGACTGTACTTCCGAGAGAGATTGTACGTCCCAGAAGGCGAACTACGAACCCTTCTCACCCAACTCGCTCACGACAGCGTTGAGTCAGGCCACCCCGGGAAGAACAAGCTATACGAACTCATCTCACGCTCCTACTGGTGGCCGAGGCTCAGCACTGATACAAAAGAATTCACACGCAATTGCCACGGCTGCCTGAGAAACAAGTCCTCCCAACTGCGTTACCAGGGAACACTGAAGCCTCTCCCAATCCCACTGCAAAGATGGAGAGACCTGTCTGTCGACTTCATCGGCCCGtttcaaccaacttcccGCGGATTTAACGCGATCATGGTCGTAGTCGATAGGCTGTCAAAGGACAGACATTTCACGCCCTGCAGGACCGACATGAAAGCACACGACTTAGCCATGCTCTTCGTGCGAGATGTATGGAAACTCCACGGTCTACCAGATTCAATTGTGTCCGATCGAGGACCACTGTTCATTTCGGAGTTCTGGAAGGCAGTCTGCCACCGATTACAGACCAACATCAGCCTTTCTACAGCATACCACCCGGAAACCGACGGCCAAACCGAGAACGCTAACTCATTCCTCGAACAATACCTTCGCCAATATGTCAGCTTCGCCCAAGACGACTGGGATGAGTGGCTCCCACTGGCTGAATTCGCAGCCCGtaatgtcgtcaacgactCAACTGGCATGTCCCCCTTTTTCGCGAACACGGGCTACCACCCTCGAATGAGCTTCGGCCCTCCTCGAGCGATGTCGAAAGCAGTATCCAAGGACCTGGCAGAACGCAGCAACGAGGGCAATAACTTCGTCgcgaagatggaggagatcACCGATCTACTCCGGACGAACCTGCGTTCAGCCCAAGCCTCACAAGAAAAATTCGCCAATGCAAACAGATCACCGGCGCCAGCCTATCGAGTCGGAGATCTGGTCCTGCTAAGCACGCGTAACATCAATTCAGCCAGACCCATCCCAAAACTCGATCACAAGTTCATTGGCCCTTTTCGAATAGAGCGCGTGCTCAGCTCTCACACCTACCAGCTCAAATTGCCACACGAATTAAGCTCAATTCACAACTCATTCCATACCAACCTCCTGCGACCATTACCAAACGACCCACTCCCCGGCCAGTACaacccgccgccgccgccaataGCACTGGACGAAAGAGGGGAGAAGCTCTGGGCGATTGAAGAAATACTGGACTCGAGACGCAAAAAAGGGAAAGGTTTTCAGTACTATATACTATGGAGAGGCTTTGGTCATAGGGAAGCCACATGGGAACCATtgcacaatgtcgtcaacgcaCACATCGCAATaaaagagtttgagaaacGCCACAGAAGCAAACCCAGACCCACGAGGCAAGAGGTGCGAAATGCCCGACACCAAGCGAAGCAAGATGTCAAAAATTCAGAAACGAGGGAGTAAAGAGGGACCATatgtgagggaatcatgtgacctgcccgtttaatgaatgtctcactttgtgagcattgtgtaaatagcttcagccagagttcctttacgggttctctttttctccttgtgaataatcgcttcatccaagtcgcactcgaccttgttcgtgcactcgtaccgttacaCCGGATGAGTACGTCCGCTAAGTTGTCCGGTCAGAATTACGGCAAGTCCGCCCATTGCGGTTTAGCGTTCAGTATTAGGCTCAACTACCTTCACGCTGGGTGACTGAACTCCGGTATGGACTCATGAGTCTGGGTCCGCACGACAAGAAATAAGAACGTTAGAGCACCAATGACACCTGGAGCCCAAAATAGCCATGGTACGAACTCTCGCAGCCACGCTATCGTGACATTACAAGCTAGCGAGTATGTCTAACGGATAATGGCCCCTCGGTCAAAATGTCGGTCTTGTTGCCGGGGTGGAAGTCGTGGATTATTACACTATTGTAGGAAATAGTCGGTCTGTAGCGGGCTCCTGGCGAAAGCTGTCAGGGCCCAAACCACTACACAATAGTATTTCGGCGTATCAACTACTCGTCCCATATAGTACAAGTTTTGTAATCGCTCAGCAATACACCAAACGTTGCCAGTCAATTTCCCTCCTACTGTGGAAGCTCCCAGGCTGGTATTTTCAAGCAGGTTCGTGGCCACCAACCCGCTATAGAGcaaagttcaatgttcttcgGTAGCAAGCTAGATGGCGCTTTGCTATAACTCAAAAAGTAAACagggaagaagcaaaaatGGTTACGACTCTCGCGCCTCCATCTCAATTCTCGGGTACTGGAACATGTACTGGCACATGATAGACTAGATCTTCGCAAGGTAAAGTAATAAAAGACGACAGCTCCTCGAATTGCGAGTCGTTGGTGTCATGTGAATGCCCATGCTCTCTGGCATTTTGTTCGTCTGTTTGTGACATTCCGTGCTCCAGCGCCAGACCCGTGTGCATTGCCGACGATTCTTCGTACGACGCGGACAGCAAATCTAATTGCGGAGCTGGTGTGGCAGAAGGGAGTAGTCCACCGCAATGTCTCAAAAGCTCTGGCAGTAGAGGTGATTTGCAGCCGCGGATGTGACCAAGACACTTGACAATCGAGTAGAGAAGATCGACGGGTCCAAATTCGAATGATGAGGTTGGCACAGCAATCACAGAGGCATCGCCAAGGCTAACACCAATGTCGAATAGTTTCTGCTCCTACATATCGTTAGAAACTCCTGGGAAAGAATGTGAACAAGTCGAGGCTTA
Coding sequences within it:
- a CDS encoding retrovirus polyprotein (similar to Talaromyces marneffei ATCC 18224 XP_002143142.1) → MDIKGHKEKILFYVTKLGKYDIILGKPWLTDHNPNVNWSTNIVTFNSNHCRQYCMEKGQYQLAVSGAPTLPIPTTATIHPRPSIPRRIGAPAFHTLANKHDVDVFSLSLYEIDKRLAELGVITNVSTFAEPKADRFDAALTDVQKMNRELQSHDKIIPPNPRDQQTQELQASRKLAADMYLSGASLEDIHKALEPKTFINPATKVPEHYHEFLKVFDQTEADKLPPHRHCDHEIELQPGTTPPHGPLYGMSEDELVVLRKFLQENLDKGFIRASTSPAASPVLFAKKPGGGLRFCVDYRALNAITIKNRYPLPLIQETLSQLSQAKYFTKLDVVAAFNRIRIKEGQEWMTAFNTRYGLFESLVMPFGLSNAPATFQARINEVLRPFLDRYCTAYIDDILIYSNDLASHRLHVKSVLQALEAAGLQLDVKKCEFETTEVKYLGMIISTTGVRMDPAKVDCLVNWEAPINVKDVQAFLGFSNFYRRFIKGFSRIVRPLVALTRKLVKWNWTSSCQEAFDTLKESFTSAPILKHFDPTKEVIVECDASDFVSSGILSQEDDRGVLHPVAFMSKKYDPAECNYEIYDKELLAIVRCFECWRPELQGAHHPITVITDHANLRYFMTTKQLSRRQVRWSEFLSEFQFAIKSVPGKDNRKPDSLTRRSQDLPKDENDDRIQYQQQSLLKPHNIDSSVQEELKIDPELSELFANLSWDQEIALCPAILDEVEPEPINHKITRLLDKGYEEDEWWMKIRDEMLKPHGIPHSKEVSLSECTINEGRLYFRERLYVPEGELRTLLTQLAHDSVESGHPGKNKLYELISRSYWWPRLSTDTKEFTRNCHGCLRNKSSQLRYQGTLKPLPIPLQRWRDLSVDFIGPFQPTSRGFNAIMVVVDRLSKDRHFTPCRTDMKAHDLAMLFVRDVWKLHGLPDSIVSDRGPLFISEFWKAVCHRLQTNISLSTAYHPETDGQTENANSFLEQYLRQYVSFAQDDWDEWLPLAEFAARNVVNDSTGMSPFFANTGYHPRMSFGPPRAMSKAVSKDLAERSNEGNNFVAKMEEITDLLRTNLRSAQASQEKFANANRSPAPAYRVGDLVLLSTRNINSARPIPKLDHKFIGPFRIERVLSSHTYQLKLPHELSSIHNSFHTNLLRPLPNDPLPGQYNPPPPPIALDERGEKLWAIEEILDSRRKKGKGFQYYILWRGFGHREATWEPLHNVVNAHIAIKEFEKRHRSKPRPTRQEVRNARHQAKQDVKNSETRE